The following are encoded together in the Triticum dicoccoides isolate Atlit2015 ecotype Zavitan chromosome 6B, WEW_v2.0, whole genome shotgun sequence genome:
- the LOC119325767 gene encoding WAT1-related protein At1g44800-like, which produces MGMGWKVLSDVKPYLAMVLLQVGFAGMYIIAVASLKAGMSHFVLVVYRNLVATAVMAPFALYFERGRRPKMTTTIFLKIMGLAILEPVIDQNLYFLGAKLTSAGFATALLNTLPAVTFVLALILRMEKVRLRSLHSQAKIAGTVLTVTGAVLMILYHGPAMHFPWTKGQHHATAGGQGAVGSAAAARDWLKGTMMLIGSCMVWSCFFILQSSTLRSYPAELSVTALICGMGSLMSGAVALVAERANTQAWVIGFDNRLLTVVYAGIVCSGVAYYLQGVVSRQRGPVFVTAFNPLCMIITAVMGSIILKEEITLGSVTGAVIIVVGLYFLIWGKIKDDISQVSDVSVKVASELPLTSVTNGHGKQHEPGNGKGHHVLDVETRAEKHG; this is translated from the exons ATGGGTATGGGGTGGAAAGTTCTGAGCGATGTGAAGCCATACCTGGCGATGGTGCTGCTGCAGGTGGGGTTCGCCGGGATGTACATCATCGCCGTGGCGTCCCTCAAGGCCGGGATGAGCCACTTCGTCCTCGTCGTCTACCGTAACCTCGTCGCCACCGCCGTCATGGCGCCCTTCGCCCTCTACTTCGAGAG GGGACGGAGGCCAAAGATGACAACCACCATCTTCCTCAAGATCATGGGGCTCGCAATCCTCGA GCCCGTGATCGACCAGAACCTCTACTTCTTGGGAGCGAAGCTGACCTCGGCGGGATTCGCAACGGCGCTCCTCAACACCCTCCCGGCCGTCACCTTCGTGCTGGCCCTCATCCTGCGCATGGAAAAGGTGCGGCTGCGCAGCCTGCACAGCCAGGCCAAGATCGCCGGCACGGTCCTCACGGTGACCGGCGCCGTGCTGATGATCCTTTACCACGGACCCGCCATGCACTTCCCGTGGACCAAGGGACAGCACCACGCCACTGCCGGTGGCCAGGGCGCCGttggctccgccgccgccgcgcgggaCTGGCTGAAAGGAACCATGATGCTCATCGGCTCCTGCATGGTCTGGTCGTGCTTCTTCATTCTCCAGTCCAGCACGCTGCGGAGCTACCCGGCGGAGCTCTCCGTCACTGCGCTCATCTGCGGCATGGGCTCGCTGATGAGCGGCGCCGTCGCCCTCGTCGCTGAGCGCGCCAACACCCAGGCCTGGGTTATCGGCTTCGATAACCGCCTCTTGACCGTGGTCTACGCCGGCATAGTGTGCTCCGGCGTGGCGTACTACTTGCAGGGCGTCGTGTCGAGGCAAAGGGGCCCGGTGTTCGTGACGGCCTTCAACCCGCTCTGCATGATCATTACCGCCGTCATGGGCTCCATTATTCTCAAGGAGGAGATCACTCTCGGAAG TGTGACTGGTGCAGTGATCATCGTGGTAGGCCTCTACTTTCTCATTTGGGGCAAGATCAAGGACGACATCAGCCAAGTATCCGACGTGAGCGTCAAGGTCGCCAGCGAGCTGCCCTTAACCTCGGTGACCAACGGCCACGGCAAGCAGCACGAGCCCGGCAACGGCAAAGGCCACCATGTCTTGGACGTGGAGACGCGGGCAGAGAAGCATGGTTAG